A genomic segment from Montipora foliosa isolate CH-2021 chromosome 9, ASM3666993v2, whole genome shotgun sequence encodes:
- the LOC137970668 gene encoding actin, cytoplasmic-like, which produces MSSRKTPLVVDNGSDSIKAGYAKEEAPYTVLSTILGQTKEAKRLEVLDRPAAYIGEKTDPEKCEIDLIHPIKNSIINDFDAMEEIWRYTFSTKLNVNPEEHPILLTEGPFNPTANREKTTQIMFETFNSPALYLALSPVLALYASGRESGLTLDSGYGVTHAVPIHEGFAVREKILRVDSAGGYLTDYLKTCLVEKDASLVAVNREIVRDVKETLCYVALDYEKETSTAVSSPSLDKSYRLPDGRAITIGGAERIRCPEALFHPPLTGTGFTGIHQLVYSSIMQCDEGIQQELFANIVLAGGTTMFEGISQRIQKEMTALAQSKMKVKVISPPERKYTAWVGGSILASLSDFQPMWITKKEYDEAGPVIVQRKCV; this is translated from the exons ATGTCATCTAGAAAAACTCCCTTGGTCGTAGACAACGGTTCTGACTCAATCAAAGCCGGGTATGCCAAAGAGGAAGCGCCCTACACGGTGCTTTCAACCATTCTTGGTCAAACAAAAGAAGCGAAAAGGCTGGAGGTTCTCGATCGACCAGCAGCGTACATTGGAGAAAAAACTGATCCTGAGAAATGTGAGATAGATCTTATACATCCCATCAAGAATTCAATAATCAATGACTTCGATGCTATGGAAGAG ATATGGCGTTACACATTCAGTACCAAGTTGAACGTTAACCCTGAAGAACATCCGATCTTGTTAACCGAAGGTCCTTTCAACCCAACAGCAAACAGAGAGAAAACAACACag attATGTTCGAGACCTTCAACTCACCTGCTCTGTACTTAGCGCTGTCACCGGTTCTGGCCCTTTATGCCTCGGGTCGTGAGAGTGGCTTAACTTTGGACAGTGGCTATGGTGTTACCCATGCAGTTCCTATACATGAAGGTTTTGCAGTCCGCGAAAAGATCCTTCGTGTGGACAGTGCTGGTGGGTACCTTACGGATTACCTCAAAACCTGCCTTGTTGAGAAGGATGCGTCACTTGTCGCAGTCAATCGAGAGATCGTGCGTGATGTCAAAGAAACACTGTGTTATGTGGCCTTGGACTACGAAAAGGAGACGAGTACCGCAGTCTCAAGTCCCAGCTTGGATAAGAGCTACAGGCTTCCAGATGGCCGCGCCATAACCATTGGTGGAGCTGAACGCATCCGGTGCCCCGAAGCCTTGTTTCATCCTCCTCTGACTGGAACCGGCTTTACCGGTATCCATCAGCTTGTTTACTCTTCCATCATGCAGTGTGATGAAGGCATCCAGCAAGAGTTGTTCGCCAATATTGTATTAGCTGGTGGAACAACTATGTTCGAAGGAATTTCCCAGCGAATTCAGAAGGAAATGACGGCTCTTGCTCAAAGCAAGATGAAGGTCAAGGTCATTTCACCCCCTGAGCGTAAATACACTGCCTGGGTCGGGGGCTCCATCTTAGCTTCCTTGTCGGATTTTCAGCCAATGTGGATCACCAAGAAAGAATACGATGAAGCTGGTCCAGTTATTGTCCAGCGAAAATGTGTTTAG